In Xenorhabdus nematophila ATCC 19061, one DNA window encodes the following:
- a CDS encoding carbonic anhydrase → MKKKLMLAVILATSFSIGAAEQPLHWGYEGQGSPEHWGKLSPDFVLCEIGKNQSPINIQGALKTHHSKLVLAFQQDKQQIINNGHTIQINVSEGNTLRLDKETFTLLQFHFHAPSENEIDGKQFPLEGHFVYKDKDGSLAVLALMFQEGKANPQLAKAWQQMPTEVDQAAILTQPVDIKALLPEKLEFYRFSGSLTTPPCSEGVIWMVLEQPVSASDEQIKQFRSVLLHHSNNRPVQPLNGRVIIH, encoded by the coding sequence ATGAAAAAAAAATTAATGCTGGCCGTCATTCTGGCTACCAGCTTCTCGATTGGGGCCGCAGAACAACCTCTGCATTGGGGTTATGAAGGTCAGGGAAGTCCTGAACACTGGGGCAAACTTTCACCGGATTTTGTACTGTGTGAAATCGGTAAAAACCAGTCACCGATCAATATCCAGGGCGCATTGAAGACACATCACAGCAAACTTGTTCTGGCTTTCCAGCAGGATAAACAGCAAATAATCAACAATGGCCATACTATTCAGATTAACGTCAGCGAAGGCAATACCCTGCGTCTGGACAAAGAGACCTTTACCCTACTGCAATTTCATTTCCACGCACCAAGTGAAAACGAGATCGATGGCAAACAGTTCCCGCTGGAAGGTCATTTTGTCTATAAAGATAAAGATGGCTCTCTGGCCGTACTGGCGCTGATGTTTCAGGAAGGGAAAGCTAATCCACAGTTGGCAAAAGCCTGGCAACAGATGCCAACTGAGGTTGATCAAGCTGCCATACTGACGCAACCTGTGGATATAAAAGCCTTGCTGCCTGAAAAACTCGAGTTCTACCGCTTCAGTGGCTCTCTGACCACGCCACCTTGTTCTGAAGGCGTAATCTGGATGGTCTTGGAACAGCCTGTAAGCGCTTCTGATGAACAAATCAAGCAATTCCGCTCAGTGCTGCTTCACCATTCAAACAATCGTCCGGTGCAGCCGCTGAATGGCCGCGTTATCATTCATTGA
- the pta gene encoding phosphate acetyltransferase, which yields MSRTIMLIPTGTSVGLTSVSLGVIRSMEQKGVRLNVFKPIAQPRHTGSQDQTTSIIRSHSSIHAAEPLDMAHVESLLTTNKKDVLMEEIVARYHENTKDEEVVLIEGLVPTRKHPFAQSLNYEIAKTLNAEIVFVTALGTNSPEQLRERIELSRAEYGGIKNQNIIGVIVNKLNAPVDDQGRTRPDLSEIFDESTKATIAHVDPKTIFKNSPLPILGCIPWSFDLIATRAIDMAKHLKADVINAGAIESRRIKSVTFCARSIPNMLEYFRPGSLLVTSADRPDVLITACLAAMNGIEVGAVLLTGGYTIDDSIRELCERAFNTGLPVFTVKTNTWQTSLNLQSFSLEVPADDHERIEKVQNYIAQYISNEWIDSLAATAERPNLLSPPAFRYQLTELARQAGKRIVLPEGDEPRTVKAAAICAERGIAECILLGDPEEIRRVAAAQGVELGAGIEIVNPAAVRERYVPRLVELRKSKGMTEVVARAQLEDNVVLGTLMLEQNEVDGLVSGAVHTTANTIRPPLQLIKTAPNSSLVSSVFFMLLPEQVLVYGDCAINPDPTAEQLSEIAIQSADSAKAFGIEPRVAMISYSTGNSGAGSDVEKVREATRLAQEKRPDLIIDGPLQYDAAIMADVAKSKAPNSPVAGQATVFIFPDLNTGNTTYKAVQRSADLVSIGPMLQGMRKPVNDLSRGALVDDIVYTVALTAIQATQQENA from the coding sequence GTGTCTCGTACAATTATGCTAATCCCCACTGGCACCAGCGTTGGTTTAACCAGTGTCAGCTTAGGTGTCATCCGCTCCATGGAGCAAAAAGGTGTGCGCCTGAACGTATTCAAACCTATCGCACAACCACGTCATACTGGTTCTCAGGATCAGACTACCTCCATTATCCGTTCACATTCCAGCATCCATGCAGCGGAACCTTTGGATATGGCACATGTAGAATCACTGCTGACGACCAACAAAAAAGACGTGCTGATGGAAGAGATCGTGGCGCGTTACCACGAAAATACCAAAGATGAAGAAGTTGTTCTGATTGAAGGTCTGGTTCCGACTCGCAAGCATCCGTTTGCCCAGTCCCTGAATTATGAAATCGCCAAGACCCTGAATGCAGAAATCGTATTCGTGACTGCCCTGGGCACCAATTCCCCGGAACAGCTGAGAGAGCGTATTGAACTGAGCCGTGCAGAATACGGTGGCATCAAAAACCAAAACATCATCGGTGTTATTGTTAACAAACTGAATGCACCTGTTGATGATCAGGGCCGTACCCGCCCGGATTTGTCCGAAATCTTTGACGAATCCACGAAAGCGACCATCGCACACGTCGATCCGAAAACCATCTTCAAAAACAGCCCGCTGCCGATTCTCGGCTGTATTCCATGGAGTTTTGACCTGATCGCTACCCGTGCGATTGATATGGCAAAACACCTGAAAGCTGACGTCATCAACGCAGGCGCGATTGAGAGCCGTCGCATCAAATCCGTGACGTTCTGTGCCCGCAGCATCCCTAATATGCTGGAGTACTTCCGTCCGGGTTCTTTGCTGGTCACTTCTGCTGACCGTCCTGACGTACTGATCACCGCGTGTCTGGCTGCCATGAACGGCATCGAAGTCGGTGCCGTATTACTGACCGGTGGTTACACCATTGATGATTCGATCCGTGAACTGTGTGAACGCGCATTCAACACCGGCCTGCCGGTTTTCACGGTGAAAACCAACACATGGCAGACTTCACTGAATCTGCAAAGCTTCAGTCTGGAAGTGCCGGCTGATGACCACGAGCGCATCGAAAAAGTGCAGAACTACATTGCACAATATATCAGCAACGAGTGGATCGACTCTCTGGCCGCAACCGCTGAGCGTCCGAACCTGCTGTCTCCGCCAGCATTCCGTTACCAGCTGACTGAGCTGGCCCGTCAGGCCGGCAAGCGTATCGTCCTGCCGGAAGGTGACGAACCACGTACTGTTAAAGCAGCGGCTATCTGTGCTGAACGCGGCATCGCCGAATGTATCCTGTTGGGTGATCCGGAAGAAATTCGCCGTGTAGCGGCAGCTCAGGGCGTTGAACTGGGCGCAGGTATTGAAATCGTTAATCCGGCGGCAGTACGTGAACGTTACGTTCCGCGTCTGGTAGAACTGCGTAAGAGCAAAGGCATGACCGAAGTTGTTGCCCGTGCACAACTGGAAGACAACGTGGTTCTGGGCACATTGATGCTGGAACAGAACGAAGTTGACGGTCTGGTTTCCGGCGCGGTTCATACCACGGCGAACACCATTCGTCCGCCATTGCAGCTGATTAAAACTGCGCCAAACAGTTCACTGGTTTCTTCTGTCTTCTTCATGCTGCTGCCAGAGCAAGTATTGGTTTACGGTGACTGTGCGATTAATCCGGACCCAACCGCAGAACAATTGTCTGAAATCGCCATTCAGTCAGCAGATTCTGCAAAAGCATTTGGTATCGAGCCTCGCGTCGCAATGATCTCCTACTCGACCGGCAACTCCGGTGCGGGCAGCGATGTTGAGAAAGTGCGTGAAGCAACCCGTCTGGCACAGGAAAAACGCCCGGATCTGATCATTGATGGCCCATTGCAGTACGATGCGGCAATCATGGCAGATGTGGCGAAATCCAAAGCACCAAATTCACCGGTTGCAGGCCAGGCAACTGTCTTCATCTTCCCTGACCTGAACACCGGTAACACCACTTATAAAGCGGTACAGCGTTCTGCGGATCTGGTATCCATCGGGCCAATGCTGCAAGGTATGCGTAAACCTGTTAATGACCTGTCCCGTGGTGCACTGGTTGATGACATCGTTTATACCGTTGCCTTGACTGCAATTCAGGCAACACAGCAAGAAAACGCTTGA
- the ackA gene encoding acetate kinase, whose amino-acid sequence MSSKLVLVLNCGSSSLKFAIIDPANGEEYLSGLSECFNLPEARIKWKIDGAKNEAALGAGAAHSEALNFIVNTILAEKPELSAQISAIGHRIVHGGEKFTSSVLITDEVIAGIEAAIPFAPLHNPAHLIGIAEAKKAFPHLVEKNIAVFDTAFHQTMPEEAYLYALPYNLYKEQGIRRYGAHGTSHFYVSREAAKALNKPVEELNVITCHLGNGGSVSAIVNGQCVDTSMGLTPLEGLVMGTRSGDIDPAIVFHLHDAMGMSVAQINTLLTKESGFQGLTEVTSDCRYVEDNYETKADAKRAMDVYCHRLAKYIGAYSALMEGRLDAIIFTGGIGENSSLVRELTIKKIALLGFEYDHERNLAARFGKSGVITTDNSRPALVIPTNEELVIAQDSARLTA is encoded by the coding sequence ATGTCAAGTAAGCTGGTACTGGTTCTTAACTGCGGTAGCTCCTCCCTGAAATTCGCTATCATCGATCCTGCCAACGGTGAAGAGTATCTTTCTGGTTTATCAGAGTGCTTTAACCTGCCTGAAGCGCGTATTAAATGGAAAATAGATGGCGCGAAAAATGAAGCTGCTTTAGGTGCCGGCGCAGCACACAGCGAAGCGTTGAACTTCATTGTTAATACCATCCTGGCTGAAAAGCCAGAACTTTCTGCACAAATTTCAGCCATTGGTCACCGTATTGTTCACGGCGGTGAGAAATTCACTTCTTCCGTACTTATCACGGATGAAGTTATCGCAGGTATTGAAGCCGCTATCCCATTTGCACCACTGCACAACCCTGCTCACCTGATTGGTATTGCAGAAGCGAAAAAAGCTTTCCCTCATCTGGTTGAAAAAAACATTGCTGTATTTGACACCGCATTCCACCAGACTATGCCAGAAGAAGCCTACCTGTACGCACTGCCTTATAACCTGTACAAAGAGCAGGGTATCCGTCGTTACGGCGCACACGGCACCAGCCATTTCTATGTTTCCCGTGAAGCCGCTAAAGCGCTGAACAAACCGGTTGAAGAACTGAATGTTATCACCTGCCATCTGGGCAACGGGGGTTCTGTTTCTGCCATCGTCAACGGTCAGTGTGTTGATACATCCATGGGTCTGACTCCGCTGGAAGGTCTGGTCATGGGTACCCGCAGTGGTGACATCGATCCTGCTATCGTATTCCACCTGCACGATGCAATGGGCATGAGTGTTGCTCAGATCAACACGCTGCTGACCAAAGAGTCTGGCTTCCAGGGCCTGACTGAAGTGACCAGCGACTGCCGTTACGTAGAAGATAACTACGAAACTAAAGCGGATGCCAAGCGTGCCATGGACGTTTACTGCCACCGTCTGGCTAAATACATCGGTGCTTACAGCGCACTGATGGAAGGCCGTCTGGATGCCATTATCTTCACTGGCGGCATCGGTGAAAACTCCTCACTGGTACGTGAACTGACCATCAAGAAAATCGCTCTGCTGGGCTTCGAATATGATCACGAACGTAACCTCGCAGCCCGCTTCGGTAAATCAGGCGTTATCACTACTGATAACAGCCGTCCGGCGCTGGTTATCCCAACCAATGAAGAGTTGGTCATCGCTCAGGATTCAGCACGTCTGACCGCATAA
- the yfbV gene encoding terminus macrodomain insulation protein YfbV — translation MNMTPPVNQGWFKRMQSGQQYLKIWPLEKQLSPVFPENRVIKATRFGIRFMPPLAIFTLTWQIALGGQLGPSVATALFACSLPLQGLWWLGKRAATPLPEGLLKWFYDIREKFAEAGIAMAPVENVPTYFSLAELLKRAFKQLDNSFLDDI, via the coding sequence ATGAATATGACACCACCTGTTAACCAAGGTTGGTTTAAGCGAATGCAGTCAGGGCAGCAATATCTGAAAATATGGCCACTGGAAAAGCAGCTTTCCCCTGTGTTTCCGGAAAACCGCGTGATTAAGGCAACTCGCTTTGGTATTCGTTTTATGCCACCGTTGGCAATTTTTACGCTGACATGGCAAATCGCACTGGGTGGTCAGTTAGGTCCATCAGTTGCAACGGCATTGTTTGCCTGTAGTTTACCGCTGCAAGGATTGTGGTGGCTGGGAAAACGGGCTGCAACGCCTTTGCCGGAAGGGCTGCTGAAATGGTTTTATGACATCCGGGAAAAATTTGCGGAAGCAGGAATAGCAATGGCACCGGTGGAGAATGTTCCTACTTATTTTTCGTTGGCTGAGTTGCTTAAACGTGCATTCAAACAATTGGACAACTCTTTTCTTGATGATATTTAA
- a CDS encoding sugar phosphatase, with protein sequence MIFKESGLVLQCKGFLFDLDGTLIDSLPAVERAWSQFADKMSIDRDEVLNYVHGTPAILSLRHFMPDASEEEIMATFKWIEKVETEDTEGIAALPGAVALIDKLNALEIPWAIVTSGTIPLATARHKIAELPEPNHWVTAESVKNGKPNPEPYLLGAQKLGLLPEECVVFEDATAGIHAGLDAGCQVVVVHDLPDIPRRDETHLTVTNLEDLEIVKSGGYVSIYTMNQEDI encoded by the coding sequence ATGATATTTAAGGAGTCGGGTTTGGTACTGCAATGTAAAGGTTTTTTATTCGATTTGGATGGTACGCTGATCGATTCACTGCCCGCAGTTGAGCGGGCATGGAGCCAGTTTGCTGACAAGATGAGTATCGATCGGGATGAAGTATTGAATTATGTGCATGGTACTCCGGCGATATTATCGCTGCGTCATTTTATGCCTGATGCCAGTGAAGAGGAGATTATGGCGACGTTCAAATGGATAGAAAAGGTCGAAACAGAAGATACGGAAGGTATCGCTGCTTTACCCGGTGCCGTTGCCCTGATTGACAAGCTGAATGCGTTGGAGATCCCGTGGGCAATCGTGACTTCGGGGACGATTCCTCTGGCGACTGCGCGTCATAAAATTGCAGAGTTACCGGAACCTAACCATTGGGTAACGGCGGAATCTGTCAAAAATGGCAAACCAAACCCTGAACCTTATTTGTTAGGCGCACAAAAACTGGGATTATTGCCAGAGGAATGTGTGGTTTTTGAAGATGCCACTGCGGGCATTCATGCCGGTCTGGATGCGGGTTGTCAGGTTGTTGTTGTCCATGATTTGCCGGATATTCCGCGCCGTGACGAAACCCATTTGACGGTGACCAATCTGGAAGATCTCGAAATTGTCAAATCCGGTGGTTATGTCTCTATTTACACCATGAATCAGGAAGATATTTGA
- a CDS encoding SLC13 family permease — translation MNSELLWVLALLLIAIVLFTTNKVRMDVVALLVIIAFVLSGTLTLSEATVGFSDPNVLLIAALFVIGEGLVRTGVAYQMGDWLVRVVDNSETKMLAWLMLSVAGLGAFMSSTGVVAIFIPVVLSVAVRMKINPGRLMMPLGFAGLISGMMTLVATPPNMVVNSELVREGLRGFGFFSITPIGILVLLAGVVYMLIARRWLGGSNQQTVDTRYHRTFRDLIRDYKLSGRARRFAIRQGSPLIGHTLDELELRACYGANVIGIERWRKFRRVMIAATGDRELQKQDVLLVDMSASDVDLQEFCREQRLEPMILRGEYFSEQSRDVGMAEVSVIPESDLLGQSLRGMKFRTRYGLNVVGIRRDGKALEGKLVDEPLLLGDTLLVIGDWKLISALKTKTPDFIVLNLPVEVKNAAPAASQAPHALFCLALMVAMMLTNEIPNFIAALIACLLMGKFRCIDMESAYRAIHWPSIILIVGMMPFALALQKTGGIDLIVRGLIDIAGGMGSRVMLMCLFVLCAVTGLFISNTATAVLMAPIAIAAANQMSVSPLPFAMVIGVAASAAFMTPVSSPVNTLVLGPGGYQFADFLKLGVPFTLIVMGISVAIIPVLFPF, via the coding sequence TTGAATAGCGAATTGTTGTGGGTTCTGGCCCTGCTATTGATAGCTATTGTACTTTTCACCACCAATAAAGTCCGAATGGATGTTGTGGCTTTATTGGTGATCATCGCATTTGTCCTGAGTGGCACACTGACATTAAGTGAAGCCACTGTCGGTTTTAGTGATCCCAATGTGTTATTGATTGCTGCGCTGTTTGTTATTGGCGAAGGGCTGGTAAGGACCGGTGTTGCTTATCAGATGGGCGACTGGCTGGTTCGGGTTGTGGATAACAGTGAAACTAAAATGCTGGCATGGCTGATGTTATCTGTTGCCGGTTTAGGCGCTTTCATGAGTTCAACCGGCGTTGTGGCAATCTTTATACCGGTTGTGCTGAGCGTGGCGGTCAGAATGAAAATCAACCCCGGGAGATTGATGATGCCATTGGGGTTTGCGGGTTTGATCAGCGGTATGATGACGTTGGTTGCAACGCCGCCTAATATGGTGGTCAACAGTGAACTGGTGCGTGAAGGGCTGCGGGGCTTTGGTTTTTTCTCCATCACGCCGATTGGTATTTTAGTATTGCTGGCAGGCGTGGTGTATATGCTGATCGCCCGTCGTTGGTTGGGAGGAAGCAATCAACAGACAGTAGATACCCGCTATCACCGAACATTTCGTGATTTAATCCGTGATTATAAATTATCCGGTCGTGCCCGCCGGTTTGCTATCCGCCAAGGCTCACCCTTGATTGGTCATACATTGGATGAGTTGGAACTGAGGGCCTGTTATGGCGCGAATGTGATTGGCATTGAACGCTGGCGCAAATTTCGGCGGGTGATGATTGCCGCCACCGGAGATAGGGAGTTGCAGAAACAGGATGTTCTGCTGGTGGATATGTCTGCCAGCGATGTCGATTTGCAGGAGTTTTGCCGTGAACAACGGCTGGAACCCATGATACTGCGGGGAGAATATTTTTCGGAGCAATCCCGTGATGTGGGAATGGCTGAAGTTTCTGTGATCCCTGAATCTGATTTATTGGGACAATCATTGCGTGGCATGAAGTTCCGTACACGTTATGGACTGAATGTGGTGGGAATAAGGCGCGACGGTAAAGCATTGGAGGGTAAGCTGGTCGATGAGCCTTTGCTGCTTGGCGATACATTATTGGTGATTGGCGACTGGAAATTGATCAGCGCGTTAAAAACCAAAACACCCGATTTCATCGTGTTGAATCTGCCCGTTGAAGTGAAAAATGCCGCGCCTGCTGCATCACAGGCTCCTCATGCGTTATTCTGCCTCGCGTTAATGGTTGCCATGATGCTGACCAATGAAATTCCTAATTTTATTGCTGCGCTGATTGCTTGTCTGCTGATGGGGAAATTTCGCTGTATTGATATGGAGAGCGCTTATCGGGCCATTCACTGGCCGAGCATTATTTTGATTGTCGGCATGATGCCTTTTGCACTGGCATTACAGAAAACGGGCGGTATTGATTTAATTGTCCGTGGATTGATTGATATTGCTGGTGGTATGGGGTCAAGGGTGATGTTGATGTGCCTGTTTGTGCTTTGTGCGGTTACCGGGCTGTTTATTTCCAATACCGCGACAGCGGTGCTCATGGCTCCGATTGCGATTGCGGCGGCAAATCAAATGTCGGTTTCTCCCTTACCTTTTGCGATGGTCATTGGTGTTGCTGCTTCGGCAGCATTTATGACGCCGGTTTCCTCCCCCGTCAATACACTGGTATTGGGGCCGGGTGGATATCAATTCGCGGATTTCCTGAAACTTGGCGTACCGTTTACGCTAATCGTCATGGGAATCAGCGTCGCGATTATCCCTGTGCTTTTTCCATTCTGA
- the yfbR gene encoding 5'-deoxynucleotidase: protein MSHFFAQLSRLKLINRWPLMRNVRTENVSEHSLQVAFVAHALAIIKNRKFNGNVNAERVALLAMYHDTSEVITGDLPTPIKYYNPQIAHEYKKIEKIAQQKLLNMLPTELQDDFCSILDELHHTEEETHIIKQADTLCAYLKCLEELSAGNSEFNQAKTRLEKTLAERHSEEMDYFMDVFVPSFSLSLDEISL from the coding sequence ATGAGCCATTTTTTTGCCCAGTTATCCCGCCTGAAATTAATCAATCGCTGGCCTCTTATGCGAAATGTGCGCACAGAAAATGTTTCAGAGCACAGCCTGCAGGTCGCTTTTGTCGCTCACGCACTGGCAATCATTAAAAACCGGAAATTCAATGGCAATGTCAATGCCGAGCGGGTTGCCTTACTGGCAATGTACCACGATACCAGCGAAGTGATTACCGGCGATTTACCAACCCCGATTAAGTATTACAATCCTCAAATAGCCCATGAATATAAAAAAATAGAAAAAATCGCCCAACAAAAATTGTTAAACATGCTGCCAACTGAATTACAAGATGATTTTTGTTCTATTTTGGATGAACTTCATCACACTGAGGAAGAAACCCATATTATCAAACAAGCTGATACATTATGTGCTTATCTGAAATGCCTGGAAGAGCTCTCAGCAGGGAATAGTGAATTCAATCAAGCTAAAACGCGGCTCGAAAAAACACTGGCAGAACGCCATAGCGAAGAAATGGATTATTTTATGGATGTATTTGTGCCAAGTTTCAGCCTCTCTCTTGATGAAATCAGCCTATAG
- a CDS encoding pyridoxal phosphate-dependent aminotransferase, whose amino-acid sequence MFSINKSSKLDNVCYDIRGNTLKEAKRLEEEGNKVLKLNIGNPAPFGFEAPDEILVDVIRNLSTAQGYSDSKGLYSARKAIMQHYQARNMLDITVEDIFIGNGVSELIVQSMQALLNTGDEMLVPAPDYPLWTAAVSLSSGNAVHYRCDEQQGWFPDLDDIRRKITPRTRGIVIINPNNPTGAVYSKELLLGIVEIARQYNLIIFADEIYDKILYDDAQHHSIAALAPDLFTVTFNGLSKTYRVAGFRQGWMVLNGPKKQAKDYIEGLEMLASMRLCANVPMQHAIQTALGGYQSISEFIFPGGRLYEQRNRAWELINQIPGISCVKPMGALYMFPKIDTKRFNIYDDQKMVLDLLLQEKVLLVQGTAFNWPEPDHFRIVTLPHVTDLQMAIEKFARFIGNYRQ is encoded by the coding sequence ATGTTTTCAATTAATAAATCCAGCAAATTAGATAATGTCTGTTATGACATTCGGGGGAATACCCTCAAAGAAGCAAAACGACTTGAAGAAGAAGGCAATAAAGTACTCAAATTAAACATTGGTAATCCGGCTCCATTTGGCTTCGAAGCACCAGATGAAATTTTAGTCGATGTCATCCGCAATCTGTCAACAGCCCAGGGTTATTCCGATTCGAAAGGGCTGTATTCTGCACGCAAGGCCATTATGCAGCATTATCAAGCCAGGAATATGCTGGATATTACCGTTGAAGATATATTTATTGGTAATGGTGTTTCGGAACTTATTGTTCAATCCATGCAAGCCCTGCTGAATACAGGTGACGAAATGCTGGTTCCCGCACCTGATTATCCTCTTTGGACAGCGGCTGTATCACTTTCCAGCGGCAATGCCGTCCATTATCGGTGTGATGAACAACAAGGCTGGTTTCCTGATTTAGATGATATCCGTCGTAAAATTACCCCGCGTACCCGTGGTATTGTTATTATTAACCCAAACAACCCAACCGGTGCGGTATACAGCAAGGAATTGCTACTTGGAATAGTAGAAATTGCCCGCCAGTATAATCTGATTATTTTTGCCGATGAGATTTACGACAAAATTCTTTACGATGATGCCCAACACCACTCTATTGCAGCATTGGCACCTGACCTCTTTACTGTAACCTTTAACGGTCTGTCAAAAACCTATCGCGTTGCAGGTTTCCGTCAGGGTTGGATGGTACTGAATGGTCCGAAAAAACAAGCCAAAGACTATATTGAAGGGCTGGAAATGCTGGCCTCAATGCGTCTGTGTGCGAATGTACCGATGCAACATGCAATTCAAACCGCATTGGGGGGCTATCAAAGTATCAGTGAATTTATTTTCCCGGGTGGCAGACTTTATGAACAGCGCAACCGCGCATGGGAATTAATTAACCAAATCCCGGGTATTTCCTGTGTAAAACCCATGGGTGCTCTTTATATGTTCCCGAAAATAGACACCAAACGTTTTAATATTTATGACGATCAAAAAATGGTGTTAGATCTCTTACTACAGGAAAAAGTTTTATTGGTTCAGGGTACTGCATTTAACTGGCCAGAACCCGATCATTTCCGTATTGTCACACTGCCACACGTGACTGATTTACAAATGGCCATTGAGAAGTTTGCTCGTTTTATCGGTAACTATCGCCAATAA
- the hexA gene encoding transcriptional regulator HexA, with product MINANRQIINLDLDLLRTFVAVADLNTFAAAAAAVSRTQSAVSQQMQRLEHLVGRELFARHGRNKLLTEHGLQLLGYARQILRANDDATASLTYNDADGELRIGVSDDAVDTLLPFLLNRIASVYPRVAVDVRIKRAQFIESMLDNHEIDLALTTAKINQHPKTILRSSPVLWHCAPDFQLQANEPVPLVVMDETNPFRQIALETLDMAGISWRIAYEAASLSAVRAAVNAEVGITARPLEMHNADLRILGESEGLPRLPEIQFFLYRNTNEQNESVLTVFDAIENKKTPYTVTPIEVDESDETDESIDTIGPIKSTDSVDETSAENIDE from the coding sequence ATGATAAATGCAAATCGTCAGATAATAAACCTCGATCTCGATCTGCTAAGAACTTTTGTTGCCGTTGCTGACTTAAATACTTTTGCAGCAGCAGCCGCAGCCGTTTCTAGAACGCAGTCAGCTGTGAGTCAGCAAATGCAGCGGTTAGAGCATCTTGTGGGGAGAGAATTATTTGCTCGCCACGGCCGTAATAAGCTTCTGACCGAGCATGGACTTCAACTTCTTGGTTATGCACGTCAGATCCTTCGTGCCAATGACGATGCAACAGCATCATTAACCTACAATGATGCAGATGGTGAATTAAGAATAGGGGTATCCGATGATGCTGTTGATACGTTGCTTCCTTTCTTATTGAACCGTATTGCCTCTGTCTATCCACGTGTCGCTGTTGATGTGCGGATTAAGCGTGCTCAGTTTATCGAAAGTATGCTGGATAACCATGAGATCGACTTGGCATTAACCACAGCAAAAATTAATCAACACCCTAAAACCATTCTACGTTCCTCGCCTGTTTTATGGCACTGTGCGCCGGATTTCCAACTGCAAGCTAATGAGCCTGTACCATTAGTTGTGATGGATGAAACCAACCCATTCCGCCAGATCGCGCTGGAAACGCTGGATATGGCTGGTATTTCATGGCGTATTGCGTATGAAGCAGCTTCCTTGTCTGCCGTTCGGGCGGCTGTAAATGCAGAAGTGGGTATCACTGCTCGTCCTCTGGAAATGCATAATGCAGACCTCAGAATTCTGGGTGAAAGTGAAGGATTACCACGTCTGCCGGAAATTCAATTCTTCTTATATCGTAATACTAACGAACAGAACGAATCTGTTCTGACGGTTTTTGATGCAATAGAAAATAAGAAGACACCTTATACCGTAACACCTATTGAGGTTGATGAATCCGACGAAACGGATGAATCTATCGATACCATCGGTCCTATCAAATCGACTGACTCAGTTGATGAAACCTCTGCCGAAAATATAGACGAATAA
- a CDS encoding NADH-quinone oxidoreductase subunit A, whose product MSTSTGILAHHWAFAVFLIGALGLCALMLLGGYFMGGRAKARAKHVPYESGIDSVGSARLRLSAKFYLVAMFFVIFDVEALYLYAWAVSVKESGWLGFIEASIFILVLLAGLVYLARIGALDWTPARSKRQVSKPSADTYTNNSHMQ is encoded by the coding sequence ATGTCTACATCCACTGGAATTTTAGCCCACCACTGGGCATTTGCAGTTTTCCTGATAGGTGCCCTTGGTTTGTGTGCGCTTATGTTACTGGGCGGATACTTCATGGGGGGCAGGGCGAAAGCCAGAGCGAAACATGTACCTTATGAATCCGGTATTGATTCTGTTGGTAGTGCCCGTCTCCGCTTGTCAGCGAAGTTTTATCTGGTCGCCATGTTCTTTGTCATCTTCGATGTCGAGGCCCTTTACTTGTACGCGTGGGCTGTTTCAGTCAAAGAGAGTGGTTGGCTGGGCTTTATCGAAGCCAGTATTTTCATTTTGGTGTTATTGGCAGGTTTGGTTTATCTGGCGCGCATCGGTGCGTTGGACTGGACTCCGGCACGTTCAAAACGTCAAGTCAGTAAACCTAGCGCTGACACTTATACCAACAACAGTCACATGCAGTAA